The Watersipora subatra chromosome 1, tzWatSuba1.1, whole genome shotgun sequence genome has a window encoding:
- the LOC137391768 gene encoding uncharacterized protein, which produces MADEENHATNSFENVTETESAEAPSVSMAASEQSTTHLSSIDVVKQRSYRKPSEKSKQNKASQLKTEIISVISSKLDSFEKSFSSIDRTDYDALYTYLSHLEKDDGSEIQLLCEEFYTLCNNKTDEQVENLRAIYRSEQEENVASLNALLDEIEAKEEEEKALIEQEMERRLAMLEEQRKRQAEARRAFQERLNPTLRRVTSQPLSVELDQSAEVEMPTTIDMQSPSRSLNEQPVLSRSVVKSSPTQHASNRLSQESTPKLTSTSQEYGALERLTNSITEAVKITKRTIVEPTIFYGDPMKFRDWESDFDEFLDAEGITTSARKMRILKKFISGDARRCVEGFLLDDSLNSYTEARKLLQERFGKKVNIARHLKKKLKDWPKIGNRDGQALQQFADFLSHLLSAKQTVSHLNSLDESESNEEMLEKLPDWLKIKWKYQIRKYEKDHDDYPPFSVFKEFINEEASTANILGTKESTRSDKFSELNRRANSKQLQTLQASTSKDRKSMTTEQSTKYCKKCDQYNHHTAQCNLLVKATYEEALQFFKENHLCFHCGKGNHKHNECSNRWKCKVCKRSHPDCLHKSRSDWESEKPQQYNKTEKMPVAQSSQASPKDSTQPSKQHIVAMAKQPNQIGLLSMLLPVTILSGNGREMTVYALLDNGSDTTYITENAVDQIKLKSYGEPEKVTICTLAGEETRYRKKYKFSIKGTGPAADSSSFSIVALEQKTIPHNENQIPTEKVAKSIPHLSHIAHLISPKLDLAVDMLIGRDNSHLLAPHESIIADASEPFAMRTVLGWTLCGGNPSADALPSSCFASQNDEFHDINDQRKMSQNDMTFLKILESGTKTTDDGSLSLPLPFTTTPYMPNNKSQALKRLKQLIKRLQGDAILKNEYFKFMQDMINSGHAELVPDGSTPEGQKWYLPHFAVFHPKKRSLRVVFDASARYGNRSLNEELLSGPDQMNSLRGILLRFRREPIAISCDIQKMFHNFKVDEKDRNYLRFLWVEADLQTVKEYRMTVHLFGATSSPGVATFALNKVAADSSDKYPEAAKFIINDFYVDDGITSVKTEQEATDLIENAVSICKKVNLRLHKFLSNNRNVLETIPNTEVSKNLQGLDIYKDKLPSERTLGLEWCTDSDTFTFTNNKTEKSPTKRGILSSVSQLYDPIGLIAPFTLQGKILMQQSCKEDKSWDQTVSPDLQEKWRKWNDGFDQLQNIKIPRCLKPAGFGEALRSELHYFGDASLQGFGACAYLRIINKEQRVHVALISAKSRVVPVKGLTIPRLELQAAVEAVRLANFIRTELQAHIDQEYFWSDSTTTLGYIKNSDTQFRMFTANRVNEIRESSNPNQWYHISGVENPADIVSRGASAEQLAASNWYKGPAFLQQLTIDEQVKSDKDYQETLKNDPEVKNLKTALMAKSTSESFIETISKKFSSWRRFVRAIANVQSVLRNKSLKKVLKLSVEQMQDAETAIVRLLQQTTYLQEIKKLAAGKQINKDSKIRSLTPFLDESGLLRVNSRSTSILTFQEKRPLIIPKTDLAKLLISHFHQSTHHSGTNVTVSAVRQAGYWVTGATALARSIVFNCVKCRLQRSRPTEQIMGLLPEERTTPSPPFTHVGLDIFGHFLVKERRSEIKRWGIVFTCTYTRGIHIELIDNLTTDSFLQALRRFQAIRGQVRTIFCDNGTNFVGGRNQLERDLLEMKDSRAKQFLLDNKIQFKMNTPSASHQGGLWERQIRTIRSILNSMTPKYSGQLTTESLHTAFMEITAAINNRPLSTISATDTEPVITINHLLTGKSQNILPPPGEFTSDELYGRHMYRKTQQLAQEFWEMWNSQYLSKIEMRSKWQHPQPNLKVGDVVLIIDENQPRNFWSTGKIVALHFGADSRVRKATVMLATPDLDAKGKSIDNRKVIDRPVQKLILLVSP; this is translated from the coding sequence ATGGCTGATGAAGAAAATCATGCCACAAATTCTTTTGAAAATGTAACTGAAACAGAAAGTGCAGAGGCACCATCTGTAAGCATGGCAGCTAGTGAACAAAGTACGACACATTTGAGCAGTATAGATGTTGTAAAACAGCGAAGCTATAGAAAGCcatctgaaaaaagtaaacagaATAAAGCCAGCCAACTAAAGACAGAAATAATCAGTGTGATTAGCTCAAAGCTAGATTCTTTTGAAAAGAGTTTTTCTAGCATAGACAGAACTGATTATGATGCATTGTATACCTATTTGTCTCACCTTGAGAAAGATGATGGTAGTGAAATACAATTGCTTTGTGAAGAATTTTATACTCTGtgtaataataaaacagatgaaCAAGTTGAAAACCTGAGAGCAATTTATCGCAGCGAGCAAGAAGAAAATGTTGCATCATTAAATGCGCTTCTGGATGAGATCGAAGCTAAGGAAGAGGAGGAGAAAGCTTTAATAGAGCAAGAGATGGAGAGACGGCTAGCAATGCTGGAGGAGCAAAGGAAGAGGCAAGCAGAAGCAAGAAGAGCATTTCAAGAACGGTTAAACCCAACACTGAGAAGAGTTACTAGTCAACCACTCAGTGTTGAACTTGACCAATCAGCAGAAGTGGAGATGCCAACAACCATTGATATGCAATCTCCTTCTCGAAGTTTAAATGAGCAGCCAGTTCTCTCTAGGTCAGTTGTGAAGTCGTCGCCAACACAACACGCAAGCAATCGCCTCTCACAGGAATCGACACCAAAGCTCACAAGCACGAGTCAGGAGTACGGTGCTCTAGAACGACTAACAAACTCCATCACAGAAGCAGTCAAAATTACAAAACGTACTATAGTTGAACCGACAATCTTCTACGGCGACCCGATGAAGTTTAGAGATTGGGAATCCGATTTTGATGAATTTCTCGACGCAGAAGGCATCACAACAAGTGCTAGAAAGATGCGCATACTCAAGAAGTTTATCAGTGGCGATGCCCGCCGATGTGTTGAAGGCTTTTTGCTGGATGACTCATTAAATTCGTATACTGAAGCAAGAAAACTCTTACAAGAACGATTTGGGAAAAAGGTGAACATAGCTCGTCATCTGAAGAAAAAACTCAAAGATTGGCCTAAAATAGGAAACAGGGATGGTCAAGCATTGCAACAGTTTGCAGACTTTCTCAGTCATTTACTTAGCGCAAAACAAACAGTCTCACATTTAAACAGTCTTGATGAATCTGAAAGCAACGAAGAAATGCTCGAGAAGCTGCCTGACTGGTTAAAGATCAAGTGGAAGTACCAAATACGTAAGTATGAAAAAGACCACGATGACTACCCTCCCTTCAGCGTATTCAAGGAGTTCATTAATGAGGAAGCTTCAACAGCTAACATCTTGGGAACCAAAGAAAGTACACGCAGTGACAAGTTTTCGGAGCTAAATAGAAGAGCAAATTCGAAGCAGTTGCAAACATTGCAAGCTTCAACATCGAAAGACAGGAAAAGCATGACAACAGAACAATCGACCAAGTACTGCAAGAAGTGTGATCAATACAATCACCATACAGCCCAGTGTAATTTGCTTGTCAAGGCCACATACGAAGAAGCCTTACAGTTCTTTAAGGAAAATCACCTCTGTTTCCATTGTGGAAAGGGTAATCACAAACACAATGAATGCTCTAATCGGTGGAAGTGCAAGGTCTGTAAACGTTCACATCCAGATTGTCTCCATAAATCACGCAGCGATTGGGAAAGTGAAAAGCCTCAGCagtacaacaaaacagaaaaaatgccCGTAGCTCAGAGCTCGCAAGCAAGCCCTAAAGACTCAACTCAACCATCTAAGCAACATATTGTGGCTATGGCTAAACAACCCAACCAAATCGGACTACTAAGTATGCTTCTTCCAGTAACGATCTTATCAGGAAATGGACGCGAAATGACAGTCTATGCGTTACTAGACAATGGATCTGACACAACATATATCACAGAAAATGCTGTAGATCAGATAAAGCTGAAATCTTATGGTGAACCAGAAAAGGTTACAATATGTACTTTGGCAGGAGAAGAAACTAGGTACAGAAAGAAGTATAAGTTCTCCATTAAAGGAACTGGACCAGCAGCAGATAGCTCTAGTTTTTCAATTGTTGCGCTAGAGCAAAAAACTATACCTCACAATGAGAACCAAATACCAACCGAAAAGGTAGCCAAATCCATACCTCATTTGAGTCATATCGCCCACCTCATCTCACCAAAGCTAGACCTTGCTGTAGACATGCTGATTGGACGAGACAATTCTCACCTATTAGCACCACATGAGTCGATAATTGCAGATGCGTCAGAGCCGTTTGCTATGAGAACAGTTTTAGGTTGGACACTATGTGGAGGAAATCCAAGTGCTGATGCACTACCATCGAGCTGTTTCGCCTCACAAAACGATGAGTTTCATGACATAAACGACCAAAGAAAGATGTCGCAAAATGACATGACCTTCCTGAAAATACTAGAAAGTGGAACTAAAACAACAGATGATGGTTCTCTTTCATTACCATTACCTTTTACTACTACTCCATACATGCCAAACAACAAGTCTCAAGCCTTGAAAAGACTTAAACAGCTCATCAAAAGATTGCAGGGTGATGCCATTCTAAAGAATGAGTATTTCAAGTTTATGCAGGATATGATAAACAGTGGACACGCAGAACTTGTGCCTGACGGAAGCACACCTGAAGGGCAGAAATGGTATTTACCACATTTCGCTGTATTTCATCCTAAAAAGCGAAGTCTTCGAGTTGTATTTGATGCCAGTGCAAGGTATGGAAACAGAAGTCTCAATGAAGAACTGCTATCTGGGCCTGACCAAATGAACAGCTTGCGTGGAATTTTATTAAGATTTCGTCGCGAACCTATAGCCATATCATGCGACATACAGAAGATGTTTCACAATTTCAAAGTCGACGAAAAAGATAGAAACTATTTACGGTTTTTGTGGGTAGAGGCTGATTTGCAGACTGTCAAAGAGTATCGGATGACTGTACATCTATTCGGAGCTACAAGCTCTCCAGGAGTAGCTACCTTTGCTCTAAACAAGGTAGCAGCCGACTCTTCAGACAAATATCCCGAAGCAGCAAAGTTCATCATAAATGACTTTTATGTAGATGATGGCATAACTAGCGTCAAAACCGAACAGGAAGCCACAGACTTGATCGAGAATGCAGTGAGCATATGCAAAAAAGTCAACCTTCGTTTGCACAAGTTTCTCAGCAACAACAGAAATGTGCTTGAAACCATCCCAAACACTGAAGTAAGCAAGAACTTGCAAGGACTCGACATCTACAAAGACAAGCTACCTTCAGAAAGAACACTTGGCCTGGAATGGTGCACAGACAGTGACACCTTCACCTTTACTAACAATAAGACTGAGAAGTCACCTACTAAAAGGGGCATTCTTTCTTCTGTATCCCAATTGTACGATCCTATTGGTCTTATCGCACCTTTTACCCTTCAAGGAAAAATCTTGATGCAGCAGTCTTGTAAAGAGGACAAAAGTTGGGACCAAACCGTATCCCCTGATTTACAAGAAAAATGGAGAAAATGGAATGATGGTTTTGACCAACtccaaaacattaaaatacCAAGGTGTCTAAAACCAGCTGGTTTTGGAGAGGCTCTCAGAAGTGAGCTGCATTATTTCGGTGATGCAAGTTTGCAAGGTTTTGGTGCCTGTGCCTATTTGAGGATTATCAACAAAGAACAAAGAGTGCACGTTGCACTGATCTCTGCCAAATCTAGAGTAGTACCTGTCAAAGGGCTAACGATTCCTCGCTTAGAGTTACAAGCAGCAGTGGAAGCAGTGAGACTTGCCAACTTTATTAGAACAGAGCTGCAGGCACATATTGACCAAGAATACTtttggtcagactctacaaccACCTTGGGATATATTAAGAACAGTGATACTCAATTCCGCATGTTCACAGCAAACAGAGTTAATGAGATCCGAGAGAGCAGCAACCCCAACCAGTGGTACCATATCTCAGGAGTTGAAAATCCAGCCGACATTGTATCACGGGGTGCTTCAGCCGAACAACTAGCAGCAAGCAATTGGTACAAAGGACCAGCCTTTCTCCAGCAACTTACTATCGATGAACAAGTAAAGAGTGACAAAGACTATcaagaaactttaaaaaacgACCCAGAGGTAAAGAACCTTAAAACAGCGCTAATGGCCAAAAGTACTTCAGAATCCTTCATTGAGACAATTTCAAAGAAATTCAGCTCGTGGAGACGTTTCGTTAGAGCCATAGCAAACGTTCAATCCGTTTTAAGAAACAAGAGCTTGAAGAAAGTGTTGAAACTTTCTGTAGAGCAAATGCAAGACGCTGAGACAGCTATAGTTCGACTACTACAACAAACAACTTATTTGCAAGAAATCAAGAAGTTAGCAGCTGGGAAACAAATCAACAAGGACAGCAAAATCCGCAGTTTGACACCATTTCTTGATGAGTCTGGATTGCTACGAGTCAATAGTAGGTCGACGTCTATCTTAACCTTTCAAGAAAAGCGGCCGCTAATCATTCCCAAAACAGACTTAGCCAAACTGCTCATCAGCCACTTTCACCAGTCTACTCATCATTCAGGCACTAATGTGACTGTGTCAGCAGTCAGACAAGCTGGCTACTGGGTCACAGGAGCTACAGCCCTAGCGAGATCAATTGTTTTTAACTGCGTCAAGTGCCGTCTACAGCGAAGCAGACCGACAGAGCAGATCATGGGATTGCTACCTGAAGAACGCACCACCCCTTCTCCGCCATTTACTCACGTTGGGCTCGACATATTTGGTCACTTTCTTGTCAAAGAGCGTAGGTCAGAGATTAAAAGATGGGGCATAGTGTTCACATGTACTTATACCAGAGGTATCCATATTGAACTGATTGACAACTTGACAACTGATAGTTTCTTGCAAGCTTTGAGAAGGTTTCAAGCCATAAGAGGACAAGTACGAACAATATTCTGCGATAATGGCACAAATTTCGTTGGTGGGAGAAATCAGCTAGAAAGGGATTTATTAGAAATGAAAGACTCCAGagccaaacaatttttattagacAACAAAATACAGTTCAAAATGAATACGCCTTCAGCAAGTCATCAGGGGGGCTTGTGGGAAAGACAAATACGCACAATCCGAAGTATCCTCAACAGCATGACTCCAAAGTATTCCGGACAACTAACCACAGAAAGTTTGCATACAGCCTTCATGGAAATTACAGCAGCCATAAACAACAGGCCTCTCTCAACCATAAGTGCAACGGACACCGAACCAGTTATAACGATCAACCATTTACTGACGGGCAAATCTCAGAATATTTTACCACCCCCAGGAGAATTCACATCGGATGAGCTATATGGAAGGCACATGTATAGGAAAACCCAACAGCTAGCACAAGAATTCTGGGAAATGTGGAACAGTC
- the LOC137391788 gene encoding uncharacterized protein, with the protein MSGKNAGVSTKVLKVNPKAVYLHCYAHSLNLAVQDTTKQCTIIRDAMDITEITKLVKANPKREAWLEKLKIEQGTGSTISPKVQVFTNKASANIVQGLVPAENVYGITDILNKTLQTESLTASEARKHALSVVTMLTNVSKPVQPRRRKSPIRYDPNNGSGRELSIGDRYNGLFFEVIDHAIHKIKERFTLEGISKQITLETLVYKASNNQPYVEELEETLRFYGDDFQSDVLPCELEMLRLSNTPIKSASDFFVWIRRSCAMYLQLAMVARLLLLMPASNAAPERSFGAMNRVLTAIRASMGQKRLNNLLILHVHNDLTDKLDIQAIIDTFKHSHSGRSSLF; encoded by the exons ATGTCAGGCAAGAATGCTGGTGTCTCAACAAAAGTTTTAAAG GTTAATCCAAAGGCAGTTTACCTACACTGCTATGCCCACTCCTTAAACCTAGCTGTACAGGATACTACTAAACAGTGCACTATCATAAGAGATGCAATGGACATTACCGAAATCACGAAACTTGTCAAAGCCAATCCAAAGAGAGAAGCGTGGTTAGAGAAGCTCAAGATTGAGCAAGGAACAGGTTCGACCATCTCACCAAAAGTGCAGGTTTTCACAAACAAGGCAAGTGCAAATATTGTACAAG GCCTTGTACCGGCAGAGAATGTCTATGGCATCACTGATATACTCAACAAAACTCTGCAAACAGAAAGTCTCACAGCCAGTGAAGCTAGAAAACATGCCCTGTCGGTCGTGACTATGCTGACAA ACGTTTCAAAACCAGTTCAGCCAAGACGAAGAAAGAGCCCTATAAGATACGACCCAAACAATGGCTCAGGAAGAGAGTTGTCAATTGGGGACAGGTACAACGGCCTCTTTTTTGAGGTGATAGATCATGCTATCCATAAAATTAAAGAAAGGTTCACTCTGGAGGGCATTAGTAAGCAAATCACACTTGAAACCTTAGTATACAAGGCAAGCAACAACCAGCCGTATGTTGAGGAATTGGAAGAAACACTCAGATTCTATGGTGATGATTTCCAGTCAGATGTGTTACCATGTGAGCTTGAGATGCTGCGACTTTCCAACACCCCAATCAAATCAGCCAGTGACTTTTTTGTATGGATAAGAAGGTCTTGTGCAATGTACCTACAGTTAGCAATGGTTGCTAGACTGTTGCTACTGATGCCAGCCAGCAATGCTGCACCAGAAAGATCATTCGGCGCTATGAACCGGGTTTTGACTGCCATAAGGGCCTCTATGGGTCAAAAAAGACTGAACAATTTACTAATACTACATGTGCACAATGATCTAACTGATAAGCTAGACATACAAGCTATCATTGACACTTTCAAACACTCCCACAGCGGAAGATCTTCCCTCTTTTAA
- the LOC137408090 gene encoding histone-arginine methyltransferase METTL23-like, protein MESVQTKTWDFTDGRDDSILVVTVQELLDADSDYGLYTWPCATVLSQYLIHKKMWLKGKAVIELGSGTGLAGLVALRCGAASVLLTDHAEKRKVLQNCQSTVESQGYSDMQVCGLTWGHFSPQLLNLRCKVDLIIAADCFYSSKDFEPVLVTVAYLLETNMAAEFWCTYQVRSADRSFDFFFEKWQLKCTYVPLSEFTEDITAACRNGTTNPTEIQLMIITLCKAQD, encoded by the exons ATGGAGAGTGTTCAAACAAAAACCTGGGATTTCACTGATGGCAGAGATGATAGCATTCTGGTAGTGACTGTGCAAGAG TTGCTAGATGCAGATTCGGACTATGGACTTTATACCTGGCCATGCGCTACTGTTCTGTCTCAGTATTTAATACATAAGAAAATGTGGCTTAAGGGAAAGGCCGTCATAGAG CTTGGCTCTGGAACTGGACTGGCTGGTTTAGTTGCACTCAGATGCGGTGCAGCCTCGGTCCTCCTCACAGATCATGCAGAGAAGCGGAAGGTGCTACAAAACTGTCAGAGTACAGTAGAGTCTCAAGGCTATAGTGATATGCAGGTGTGTGGACTTACATGGGGCCATTTTTCTCCTCAACTTCTAAACCTTCGATGCAAAGTGGACCTGATTATTGCCGCAGATTGCTTCTACAGTAGCAAAG ATTTTGAGCCTGTACTTGTGACAGTTGCATACCTCCTTGAAACCAACATGGCTGCTGAGTTCTGGTGCACATACCAAGTAAGGAG CGCTGACAGATCATTTGATTTCTTCTTTGAAAAATGGCAGCTGAAGTGCACCTATGTGCCATTGTCCGAGTTTACTGAAGACATCACTGCAGCTTGTCGTAATGGAACCACCAATCCAACAGAAATTCAGCTCATGATTATAACTCTGTGCAAGGCCCAGGACTAG
- the LOC137391779 gene encoding serine/threonine-protein kinase SBK1-like, translated as MAVNFLQTRDKLLLHEVSDLYNGKELVEEGSYGKVYRVICKRTKDTFAMKALSKSQITFNTFKREFNYSCLLATHPAVVTTYTAAFQTPSTWNLVQEMAAGSLENVVTLGVGVEAEQCKIIIRQVTSALQFIHSKKLCHGDVRPSNILFFNRQPWVVKLADFGLTCKVKTQVRKRSANTMFTPPEVCQLICNECYLMEQSIDVWHVGITLYFLLTGILPWSQADKSDKAYSTFLSWREYARHQPPPGWGRFNKKIQKLFRKLLNPTGKDRCSVAGMNKYYEAEWTTRVAQLERVGESGEANKSMDSEETEYQHKLARETLQNHLAENGVVTKVGKSWRRERVNRWVEESSII; from the coding sequence ATGGCTGTTAACTTTCTTCAGACCAGAGACAAACTGCTACTACATGAAGTATCTGACCTATACAACGGGAAAGAGTTGGTTGAAGAAGGATCCTACGGGAAAGTATACAGAGTGATTTGCAAGAGAACAAAAGACACTTTTGCTATGAAAGCATTAAGCAAATCACAAATAACTTTTAACACTTTTAAACGGGAGTTTAATTACAGCTGCCTTCTCGCGACTCATCCAGCAGTGGTGACGACCTACACTGCTGCCTTCCAAACACCGAGCACATGGAATCTGGTGCAAGAGATGGCAGCAGGGTCTCTCGAGAATGTAGTTACACTAGGTGTCGGTGTAGAGGCAGAGCAATGTAAGATAATAATCAGACAAGTGACTAGCGCTCTTCAATTCATACATAGCAAAAAACTTTGTCATGGCGATGTAAGACCAAGCAACATCTTGTTCTTCAACCGACAACCATGGGTAGTAAAATTGGCAGACTTTGGACTAACATGTAAAGTGAAAACACAAGTTCGCAAGCGGTCAGCTAACACAATGTTCACACCGCCAGAGGTTTGCCAACTAATTTGCAATGAATGTTATCTCATGGAACAGAGCATAGATGTTTGGCACGTGGGGATAACTCTTTACTTCTTGCTCACCGGAATCCTGCCGTGGTCCCAGGCTGACAAGAGTGACAAAGCATACAGTACATTCCTTAGCTGGAGAGAGTATGCGCGGCATCAGCCTCCGCCTGGCTGGGGACGTTTTAACAAAAAGATTCAAAAACTTTTTCGAAAACTGCTCAATCCGACAGGTAAGGACAGGTGTAGTGTGGCAGGTATGAACAAATACTACGAAGCTGAATGGACGACAAGAGTTGCTCAACTGGAGCGGGTGGGTGAGTCAGGTGAGGCGAATAAAAGTATGGACAGCGAGGAGACGGAGTACCAACATAAACTAGCCAGAGAAACACTGCAAAATCACTTGGCCGAAAATGGAGTCGTGACGAAGGTGGGCAAATCATGGAGGCGAGAGCGAGTCAACAGATGGGTAGAGGAGAGCAGTATTATTTGA